In Streptomyces sp. NBC_00414, a single window of DNA contains:
- a CDS encoding NUDIX domain-containing protein, with translation MTPAAAKRSAGLLLFRRVENGVEVLLGHMGGPFFARRDAGAWSVPKGEYGPDEPAWDAARREFQEELGLPPPDGEPVPLGEVTQTNGKIVTVWAVEADLDPATVVPGTFTMEWPRGSGRVQEFPELDRVEWLDTNRARAVLIKAQTEFLDRLERHTH, from the coding sequence ATGACTCCGGCCGCCGCGAAACGCAGCGCGGGCCTGCTGCTGTTCCGCCGTGTCGAGAACGGCGTCGAGGTGCTGCTGGGCCACATGGGCGGCCCGTTCTTCGCGCGGCGCGACGCCGGGGCCTGGTCCGTGCCGAAGGGCGAGTACGGGCCCGACGAGCCGGCCTGGGACGCCGCCCGCCGCGAGTTCCAGGAGGAGCTGGGCCTGCCGCCGCCCGACGGCGAGCCCGTCCCCCTCGGCGAGGTCACCCAGACGAACGGCAAGATCGTCACGGTCTGGGCCGTCGAGGCGGACCTCGATCCGGCGACCGTGGTCCCCGGCACCTTCACGATGGAATGGCCCCGCGGCTCGGGCCGCGTCCAGGAGTTCCCGGAACTGGACCGGGTGGAGTGGCTGGACACGAACCGCGCCAGAGCGGTCCTGATCAAGGCCCAGACGGAGTTCCTGGACCGCCTGGAACGGCATACGCACTGA
- a CDS encoding ATP-dependent DNA ligase → MLLTRLARVSQEVAATSARSRKVALLAELFRDAEAADVPIVIPYLAGRLPQGRLGVGWKILGAPVPPAEEPTMTVREVDARLTDLGAVSGAGSQAERVRLVGELMGAATEPEQRFLRALIGGEVRQGALDAVAVEGLAQATGAPSADVRRAVMLAGSLQTVAERLLADGPEAFRLTVGRPVLPMLAHSAPSVAEALDKLGACVVEEKLDGIRVQVHRDGDDVRVHTRTLDDITDRLPELTHAAREMKADRFILDGEVIALDGDGRPRPFQETAGRVGSRVDVATAAEAVPVSPVFFDALSVDGRDLLDLPFADRHAELARLVPEPMRVRRLLVPDPTDEQARAAAEKFSTDTLARGHEGVVLKSLDAPYSAGRRGASWLKVKPVHTLDLVVLAAEWGSGRRTGKLSNLHLGARRPDGSFAMLGKTFKGLTDVLLAWQTERLLELAVDPADAAAPAGENGYVVTVRPELVVEIAYDGLQRSTRYPAGVALRFARVVRYREDKTPAEADTVETVLAAHPGVAS, encoded by the coding sequence ATGCTGCTGACCCGGCTCGCCCGTGTGTCCCAGGAGGTCGCCGCCACCTCGGCGCGGTCCCGGAAGGTCGCTCTGCTCGCGGAGCTGTTCCGGGACGCGGAGGCGGCCGACGTGCCCATCGTCATCCCGTATCTGGCGGGCCGCCTCCCGCAGGGGCGGCTCGGTGTCGGCTGGAAGATCCTCGGCGCGCCCGTCCCGCCCGCCGAGGAACCCACGATGACCGTCCGCGAGGTGGACGCCCGTCTCACGGACCTCGGCGCGGTCTCGGGCGCCGGCTCACAGGCGGAACGGGTGCGGCTCGTCGGGGAGTTGATGGGCGCGGCCACCGAACCCGAGCAGCGGTTCCTGCGCGCGCTCATCGGCGGCGAGGTGCGGCAGGGCGCCCTCGACGCCGTCGCGGTCGAGGGCCTCGCCCAGGCGACCGGCGCGCCCTCCGCCGACGTGCGCAGGGCCGTGATGCTGGCGGGTTCCCTGCAGACCGTGGCCGAGCGGCTGCTCGCCGACGGACCGGAGGCGTTCCGGCTCACCGTCGGCCGGCCCGTGCTGCCGATGCTGGCGCACAGCGCCCCGTCCGTCGCCGAGGCGCTCGACAAGCTCGGCGCCTGCGTGGTGGAGGAGAAGCTCGACGGCATCCGCGTCCAGGTCCACCGCGACGGCGACGACGTACGTGTCCACACACGCACCCTGGACGACATCACCGACCGCCTGCCCGAACTCACGCACGCCGCGCGGGAGATGAAGGCCGACCGCTTCATCCTGGACGGCGAGGTCATCGCGCTCGACGGGGACGGGCGGCCCCGGCCGTTCCAGGAGACCGCGGGCCGCGTGGGCTCCCGGGTGGATGTGGCGACCGCCGCCGAGGCCGTGCCCGTCTCCCCCGTCTTCTTCGACGCCCTGTCCGTGGACGGCCGGGACCTGCTGGACCTGCCCTTCGCCGACCGCCACGCGGAACTCGCCCGGCTGGTCCCCGAGCCGATGCGCGTACGACGGCTCCTCGTGCCGGATCCCACGGACGAGCAGGCGCGGGCCGCCGCCGAGAAGTTCAGCACCGACACGCTCGCACGCGGCCACGAGGGTGTCGTCCTCAAGTCCCTGGACGCCCCCTACAGCGCGGGCCGGCGCGGAGCCTCCTGGCTGAAGGTCAAACCCGTACACACGCTCGACCTGGTCGTGCTGGCCGCCGAGTGGGGCAGCGGGCGGCGCACCGGCAAGCTCTCCAACCTGCACCTGGGCGCCCGCAGGCCGGACGGTTCCTTCGCGATGCTGGGCAAGACGTTCAAGGGCCTCACCGACGTGCTGCTGGCCTGGCAGACCGAACGGCTCCTGGAACTCGCCGTCGACCCCGCCGACGCCGCCGCTCCCGCCGGGGAGAACGGCTACGTGGTGACCGTACGCCCCGAACTGGTCGTGGAGATCGCGTACGACGGCCTGCAGCGCTCCACGCGCTACCCGGCGGGCGTCGCCCTGCGTTTCGCCCGGGTCGTGCGCTACCGCGAGGACAAGACGCCCGCCGAGGCCGACACCGTCGAGACGGTGCTCGCCGCGCACCCGGGGGTCGCCTCATGA
- a CDS encoding NAD(P)/FAD-dependent oxidoreductase: MTDTYEVVVVGGGAAGLSAALVLGRARRSVLVIDGGEPRNTPAAHMQGYLTRDGMSPAEFLAVGREEIARYGVELVRDRAVDVARDTAGEFDVTLEGGRAVHGRRLVVATGLADELPTVPGVAERFGRDVLHCPYCHGWEVRDQAFGVLATTPMGVHQALMVSQWSKDVTLFLHTVAEEELADEDLRRLATAGVDVVPGEVAGLDVVDDRLTAVRLADGTAHERSVLFVAPRAVPRTGLLEQLGAALQETPFGSYAAVDATGLTSVPGVWAAGNAIGFGEQVVNAASGGYRAGATINGELLFADLDAAVRV, encoded by the coding sequence ATGACCGATACGTACGAAGTGGTCGTCGTCGGCGGCGGTGCGGCAGGACTGTCCGCAGCGCTCGTCCTGGGGCGCGCACGCCGGAGTGTGCTCGTGATCGACGGGGGCGAGCCGCGCAACACGCCCGCCGCACACATGCAGGGCTATCTGACCCGGGACGGGATGTCGCCGGCCGAGTTCCTCGCCGTGGGCCGGGAGGAGATCGCGCGGTACGGCGTCGAGCTCGTCCGGGACCGGGCGGTCGACGTGGCCCGGGACACGGCCGGGGAGTTCGACGTGACGCTGGAAGGGGGGCGCGCGGTGCACGGGCGCCGACTGGTCGTCGCCACCGGCCTCGCGGACGAGCTGCCGACGGTACCGGGGGTCGCCGAGCGCTTCGGCCGGGACGTCCTGCACTGCCCGTACTGCCACGGCTGGGAGGTCCGGGACCAGGCCTTCGGAGTACTGGCCACGACCCCGATGGGCGTACACCAGGCCCTGATGGTCTCCCAGTGGTCCAAGGACGTGACCCTGTTCCTGCACACGGTCGCCGAGGAGGAGCTGGCGGACGAGGATCTGCGCAGGCTCGCCACGGCCGGGGTCGACGTGGTGCCCGGTGAGGTCGCGGGTCTTGACGTCGTCGACGACCGGCTCACCGCGGTCCGGCTGGCGGACGGCACGGCGCACGAGCGCTCGGTGCTGTTCGTGGCGCCCCGGGCGGTGCCCCGCACCGGCCTGCTGGAGCAGCTGGGCGCCGCACTCCAGGAGACCCCGTTCGGCTCGTACGCCGCGGTCGACGCGACGGGTCTGACCAGCGTGCCCGGCGTCTGGGCGGCGGGCAACGCGATCGGTTTCGGCGAGCAGGTCGTCAACGCGGCGAGCGGCGGCTACCGGGCGGGGGCCACGATCAACGGCGAGCTGCTCTTCGCGGACCTCGACGCGGCCGTGCGGGTGTAG
- a CDS encoding helix-turn-helix domain-containing protein, translated as MSEHEGHGEHGQRGEQGEQGDRDTEGVLAEVGPRLRRVRKERGATLAGLSSATGISVSTLSRLESGLRKPSLELLLPIARAHQVPLDELVGAPQVGDPRVRAAKPIVMHGRTHWPLTRQPGGLQAYKVLEPKRKEEPEPRVHEGYEWLYVLSGRLRLVLGDHDVVLGAGEAAEFDTRVPHWFGSTGEGPVEFLSLFGRQGERMHVRARPKRGGGQGG; from the coding sequence ATGAGTGAGCACGAAGGTCACGGAGAGCACGGGCAGCGCGGGGAGCAAGGAGAGCAGGGGGATCGCGACACCGAAGGCGTCCTCGCGGAGGTCGGTCCCCGGCTGCGCCGTGTCCGCAAGGAGCGCGGCGCCACCCTCGCCGGACTGTCCAGCGCCACCGGCATCTCCGTGAGCACCCTCTCCCGCCTGGAGTCCGGTCTGCGCAAACCCAGCCTGGAACTGCTGCTGCCCATCGCCCGGGCCCATCAGGTACCCCTCGACGAACTCGTCGGAGCGCCGCAGGTCGGCGACCCGCGCGTGCGGGCGGCGAAGCCGATCGTCATGCACGGCCGTACGCACTGGCCGCTCACCCGCCAGCCCGGCGGCCTCCAGGCCTACAAGGTGCTGGAGCCGAAGCGGAAGGAGGAGCCGGAGCCCCGCGTCCACGAGGGCTACGAATGGCTGTACGTGCTCTCCGGGCGGCTGCGCCTCGTACTCGGCGACCATGACGTGGTGCTCGGCGCGGGGGAGGCGGCGGAGTTCGACACGCGTGTGCCGCACTGGTTCGGGTCGACGGGGGAGGGGCCGGTGGAGTTCCTGAGCCTCTTCGGGCGGCAGGGGGAGCGCATGCACGTCCGGGCGCGCCCGAAGCGGGGCGGCGGGCAGGGCGGCTGA
- a CDS encoding NADPH:quinone oxidoreductase family protein, with product MQAWQVHENGEPGEVMRLAEVERPVPGDGQVLLKVRAANINFPDALMCRGQYQVRPPMPFTPGVEICGETEDGRRVMANPALPYGGFAEYAVADAAALLPAPEALDDAEAAALHIGYQTGWFGLHRRARLEAGETLLVHAAAGGVGSAAVQLGKAAGATVIGVVGSAGKAAVARELGCDLVVDRRAEDVVAAVKAATGGRGADVIYDPVGGDAYTQSAKLVAFEGRIVVVGFASGTIPSPGLNHALVKNYSILGLHWGLYNTKDPKLVLHCHEQLTELAARGAIKPLVSERVPLAGAADAVQRVADGVTTGRVAVLPSLGTALADTGENGAVA from the coding sequence ATGCAGGCATGGCAAGTGCACGAGAACGGCGAGCCCGGCGAGGTGATGCGGCTCGCGGAGGTGGAGCGGCCCGTACCCGGTGACGGCCAGGTCCTGCTCAAGGTGCGCGCGGCGAACATCAACTTCCCGGATGCCCTGATGTGCCGCGGCCAGTACCAGGTCAGGCCGCCGATGCCGTTCACGCCCGGGGTGGAGATCTGCGGCGAGACCGAGGACGGCCGACGGGTGATGGCCAACCCCGCGCTGCCGTACGGCGGCTTCGCCGAGTACGCCGTCGCGGACGCCGCGGCCCTGCTGCCCGCACCCGAGGCGCTGGACGACGCCGAGGCGGCGGCCCTGCACATCGGCTACCAGACCGGCTGGTTCGGCCTGCACCGGCGGGCCCGTCTGGAGGCCGGCGAGACGCTGCTCGTCCACGCTGCCGCGGGAGGGGTCGGCAGCGCGGCGGTGCAGCTCGGCAAGGCCGCGGGGGCGACCGTCATCGGCGTCGTGGGCAGCGCCGGCAAGGCCGCCGTCGCCCGAGAGCTGGGCTGCGACCTCGTCGTGGACCGGCGCGCCGAGGACGTCGTCGCAGCCGTCAAGGCGGCCACCGGGGGCCGGGGCGCCGACGTGATCTACGACCCCGTCGGCGGGGACGCCTACACGCAGTCCGCCAAACTCGTCGCCTTCGAGGGCCGGATCGTGGTCGTCGGCTTCGCGAGCGGCACGATCCCCAGCCCGGGGCTCAACCACGCCCTGGTGAAGAACTACTCGATCCTGGGCCTGCACTGGGGCCTCTACAACACCAAGGACCCGAAGCTGGTCCTGCACTGCCACGAACAGCTCACCGAGCTGGCCGCCCGGGGAGCGATCAAGCCGCTCGTCAGCGAGCGCGTGCCGCTGGCCGGCGCGGCCGACGCCGTCCAGCGGGTCGCCGACGGCGTCACCACGGGCCGCGTCGCCGTGCTGCCCTCCCTCGGAACCGCCCTTGCGGACACCGGCGAGAACGGAGCCGTCGCATGA
- a CDS encoding acyl-CoA dehydrogenase family protein has translation MTDTANTGRPVDAAELRRRTQELLAAHPVADTGRADFLKARFDAGLAWVHYPEGLGGLGAPRSLQAVVDTELEAAGAPDNDPRRIGIGLGMAAPTILRYGTEEQKRGFLRPLWVGEEVWCQLFSEPGAGSDLAALGTRAVRDGDSWVVNGQKVWTSSAHLARWAILIARTDPDAPKHRGITYFVCDMTDPGVEVRPLRQITGEAEFNEVFLTDVRIPDAHRLGEVGDGWRVAQTTLMNERVSIGGMRIPREGGMIGPVSKTWRERPDLRTHDLHQRLLKLWVEAEVARLTGERLRQQMVAGQPGPEGSGMKLAFARLNQEISGLEVELLGEEGLLYEDWTMRRPEMVDFTGRDAGYRYLRSKGNSIEGGTSEVLLNIVAERVLGLPSEPRTDKDVAWKDLAR, from the coding sequence ATGACCGACACCGCGAACACGGGCAGGCCCGTCGACGCCGCCGAACTGCGCCGCCGCACCCAGGAGTTGCTGGCCGCGCACCCGGTCGCCGACACCGGCCGGGCGGACTTCCTCAAGGCCCGCTTCGACGCCGGACTCGCCTGGGTGCACTACCCCGAGGGCCTCGGCGGCCTCGGCGCGCCGCGCTCCCTCCAGGCCGTCGTGGACACCGAGTTGGAGGCCGCGGGCGCCCCCGACAACGACCCGCGGCGCATCGGCATCGGCCTCGGCATGGCCGCCCCCACGATCCTCCGCTACGGCACCGAGGAGCAGAAGCGCGGCTTCCTCCGGCCCCTGTGGGTCGGCGAGGAGGTCTGGTGCCAGCTCTTCAGCGAGCCGGGCGCGGGCTCCGACCTGGCGGCGCTGGGCACACGCGCCGTCAGGGACGGCGACAGCTGGGTGGTCAACGGCCAGAAGGTGTGGACGTCCAGCGCCCACCTCGCCCGCTGGGCCATCCTCATCGCCCGCACCGACCCGGACGCGCCCAAGCACCGCGGCATCACGTACTTCGTCTGCGACATGACCGACCCCGGCGTCGAGGTGCGGCCACTGCGCCAGATCACCGGGGAGGCCGAGTTCAACGAGGTGTTCCTCACCGACGTCCGCATCCCCGACGCACACCGCCTCGGCGAGGTCGGCGACGGTTGGCGGGTCGCGCAGACCACCCTCATGAACGAGCGGGTCTCCATCGGCGGCATGCGCATCCCCCGCGAGGGCGGGATGATCGGCCCCGTCTCGAAGACCTGGCGCGAGCGCCCCGACCTGCGCACCCACGACCTGCACCAGCGCCTGCTGAAGCTGTGGGTCGAGGCCGAGGTCGCGCGGCTCACCGGTGAACGCCTGCGCCAGCAGATGGTCGCGGGACAACCGGGCCCCGAGGGCTCCGGCATGAAACTCGCGTTCGCCCGCCTCAACCAGGAGATCAGCGGCCTGGAGGTCGAACTCCTCGGCGAGGAAGGCCTGTTGTACGAGGACTGGACGATGCGCCGCCCCGAGATGGTCGACTTCACCGGCCGGGACGCCGGCTACCGCTATCTCCGCTCCAAGGGCAACAGCATCGAGGGCGGGACCAGCGAGGTCCTGCTGAACATCGTCGCCGAACGCGTGCTGGGACTGCCCTCCGAGCCGCGCACCGACAAGGACGTCGCCTGGAAGGACCTCGCCCGATGA
- a CDS encoding acyl-CoA dehydrogenase family protein, whose protein sequence is MTTQSAQPDLLYSEEEEALRAAVRDLLADHCDAAGVIARTESDAPHDREAWKALAEGMGLAGLLVPEVLGGQGATHREAAVVLEELGRSVAPVPYLTSAVVATEALLACDADDLLSELASGRRIAALAVALNIAPGAAHKAVRIEDGLLHGELTGIADAAVADVLLVPAEDGGLYAVEADAVTITAQVSLDLTRPVAKVVLDGASARRVGDAEPAVRRALRAGAGLLASEQLGLADWSLTETVRYLKERKQFNRPVGGFQALKHRLAQLWLETVHARAAARNAADALATGSPDADVAVALAQAYAAPVAVHAAEEALQLHAGIGMTWEHPVHLHLKRAKADSIAYGTAGSHREALAALVDLQAP, encoded by the coding sequence ATGACCACGCAGAGCGCACAGCCCGACCTGCTGTACTCGGAGGAGGAAGAGGCGCTGCGCGCCGCCGTCCGTGACCTGCTCGCCGACCACTGCGACGCGGCCGGCGTGATCGCCCGCACGGAGTCGGACGCGCCGCACGACCGCGAGGCGTGGAAGGCGCTCGCCGAGGGCATGGGCCTCGCGGGCCTGCTGGTGCCCGAGGTGCTCGGCGGCCAGGGTGCCACGCACCGCGAAGCCGCCGTCGTCCTGGAGGAGCTGGGCCGCTCGGTCGCTCCCGTCCCCTATCTGACGAGCGCGGTCGTCGCCACCGAGGCACTGCTCGCGTGCGACGCCGACGACCTCCTCTCCGAGCTGGCGTCCGGACGCCGTATCGCCGCCCTCGCCGTCGCGCTGAACATCGCTCCGGGCGCCGCCCACAAGGCCGTACGGATCGAAGACGGCCTGCTGCACGGCGAGTTGACCGGCATCGCGGACGCCGCTGTCGCCGATGTGCTGCTCGTGCCCGCCGAGGACGGTGGCCTGTACGCGGTCGAAGCGGACGCCGTGACCATCACCGCGCAGGTGTCCCTGGACCTGACCCGGCCGGTCGCGAAGGTCGTCCTCGACGGGGCGTCCGCCCGCCGCGTCGGCGACGCCGAACCCGCCGTACGCCGCGCCCTGCGGGCCGGAGCCGGGCTCCTCGCCTCCGAGCAACTCGGCCTCGCCGATTGGTCGTTGACGGAGACGGTGCGCTATCTGAAGGAGCGCAAGCAGTTCAACCGCCCGGTCGGCGGCTTCCAGGCGCTGAAGCACCGGCTCGCCCAGCTGTGGCTGGAGACCGTCCACGCGCGCGCCGCGGCACGCAACGCGGCCGACGCCCTGGCCACCGGGAGCCCGGACGCGGACGTGGCGGTGGCCCTCGCCCAGGCGTACGCGGCGCCCGTCGCCGTCCACGCCGCCGAGGAGGCCCTCCAGTTGCACGCCGGCATCGGCATGACCTGGGAGCATCCGGTGCACCTCCACCTGAAGAGGGCCAAGGCCGACTCGATCGCGTACGGCACGGCGGGCAGCCACCGGGAGGCACTGGCCGCACTGGTGGACCTCCAGGCTCCCTGA
- a CDS encoding phosphatidylinositol-specific phospholipase C/glycerophosphodiester phosphodiesterase family protein, protein MALTTRRRALTTLAAGLAGSIALPAYAQAGEDRHRPRPLWRAHAHNDYLHPRPLLDALDHRFGSVEADIYLVDGQLLVAHDPVELDPARTLESLYLNPLAARVKANRGSVYRGYRKPLQLLIDIKTEGSSTYLELDRRLRRYRHLFTTYAHGRVLPGAVTAVVSGDRAARVPMEAQTVRRAFYDGRLLDLLAPVPAPASFIPLISDNWTLNFTWQGVGAFPEAERQKLRGIILAAHSRGQKVRFWATPDLAGPARDAVWSELLAADADYLNTDDLAGLEAFLDADRRA, encoded by the coding sequence ATGGCCCTCACCACCCGTCGCAGAGCCCTCACCACCCTCGCCGCCGGACTGGCGGGCAGCATCGCCCTGCCCGCGTACGCACAGGCGGGCGAGGACAGGCACCGTCCGCGCCCCCTGTGGCGTGCCCACGCCCACAACGACTATCTCCATCCCCGGCCCCTCCTCGACGCGCTCGACCACCGCTTCGGCAGCGTCGAGGCCGACATCTACCTCGTCGACGGTCAACTCCTCGTCGCCCACGACCCGGTGGAACTCGACCCGGCCCGCACCCTCGAATCCCTCTACCTGAACCCCCTCGCCGCCCGGGTGAAGGCCAACCGCGGCTCGGTGTACCGGGGATACCGCAAGCCGCTCCAGCTGCTGATCGACATCAAGACCGAGGGATCGTCGACGTACCTCGAACTGGACCGCCGACTGCGCCGCTACCGGCACCTGTTCACCACGTACGCCCATGGCCGTGTCCTGCCCGGCGCGGTGACGGCCGTGGTCTCCGGCGACCGTGCGGCCAGGGTGCCCATGGAGGCCCAGACCGTGCGGCGCGCCTTCTACGACGGCCGGCTCCTCGACCTGCTGGCCCCCGTCCCGGCCCCGGCCTCCTTCATCCCGCTGATCAGCGACAACTGGACGCTCAACTTCACCTGGCAGGGCGTCGGCGCGTTCCCCGAGGCCGAGCGGCAGAAGCTGCGGGGGATCATCCTGGCCGCGCACTCCCGTGGACAGAAGGTCCGCTTCTGGGCCACCCCTGACCTGGCGGGCCCCGCCCGTGACGCGGTCTGGAGCGAACTCCTCGCCGCGGACGCCGACTACCTCAACACCGACGACCTCGCGGGCCTGGAGGCCTTCCTGGACGCCGACCGGCGGGCGTAG
- a CDS encoding phosphodiester glycosidase family protein, whose amino-acid sequence MTLRTGRLRTALTVFAAWSALAGAALVGAAPASGVPTGGAPVFSRIAPGVRYTEFDIPAAKGVAHAHVLSVDLGNPKVSVDLLHPGVVAARATVSRLTDAQGAVAGVNGDFFNITETQHPGVEATGASVGPAVAGGHTFKAAVPNGQRFGPALPPGTSTEDVLGVGTDHRARLDSLALDGSVQTTGARLPLGGLNQYALPVNSVGAFTSDWGQVSRVRATCGTDTDRAAPCSTDTYEVTVQDGRVVSSADTPGSGTIASDTTLLVGREAGAQQLRKLSVGERVVVRHRLVAAASKTPYRFAIGGYPVLRGGQPLAGLDTVTAAVRTAAGISDGGNRLLLLALDGAPEFRSGLTIAEVADAMEQLGAVDAFSLDGGGSTTLAAREPGSTTATVRNHPSGGAERPVPNGIGVFSRA is encoded by the coding sequence GTGACACTACGCACCGGACGACTCAGAACCGCACTGACGGTCTTCGCCGCATGGAGCGCGCTGGCCGGTGCCGCCCTCGTCGGGGCAGCACCGGCCAGTGGTGTGCCGACCGGCGGCGCGCCGGTCTTCAGCCGGATCGCGCCCGGCGTTCGCTACACGGAGTTCGACATCCCGGCCGCCAAGGGTGTGGCGCACGCACACGTACTCAGCGTCGACCTCGGCAACCCCAAGGTGAGCGTCGACCTGCTCCACCCGGGCGTGGTGGCGGCCCGGGCGACGGTCTCCCGGCTGACCGACGCCCAGGGTGCCGTGGCGGGCGTCAACGGGGACTTCTTCAACATCACCGAGACCCAGCACCCGGGCGTCGAGGCGACCGGCGCGTCCGTCGGCCCGGCCGTCGCGGGCGGTCACACCTTCAAGGCGGCCGTCCCGAACGGCCAGCGCTTCGGCCCGGCCCTGCCGCCCGGCACGAGCACCGAGGACGTCCTCGGCGTGGGCACGGACCACCGGGCCCGGCTCGACAGCCTGGCCCTCGACGGCTCGGTGCAGACCACCGGGGCCAGGCTTCCGCTCGGCGGCCTCAACCAGTACGCGCTGCCCGTGAACTCCGTCGGAGCGTTCACCTCGGACTGGGGTCAGGTCTCCCGGGTGCGGGCCACCTGCGGGACGGACACCGACCGGGCCGCGCCCTGCAGCACGGACACCTACGAGGTGACGGTCCAGGACGGCCGCGTCGTGTCATCGGCCGACACCCCCGGCAGCGGAACCATCGCTTCGGACACCACACTTCTGGTCGGCCGGGAGGCAGGGGCCCAGCAACTGCGGAAGCTGTCCGTGGGCGAGCGGGTCGTGGTCCGGCACCGGCTGGTGGCGGCCGCGTCGAAAACCCCGTACCGCTTCGCGATCGGTGGGTATCCGGTCCTGCGGGGCGGGCAGCCGCTCGCGGGGCTCGACACCGTGACGGCGGCGGTACGGACCGCGGCGGGCATCTCCGACGGCGGCAACCGGCTGCTGCTGCTGGCGCTCGACGGGGCGCCGGAGTTCCGCAGTGGTCTCACCATCGCGGAAGTCGCCGACGCCATGGAGCAGTTGGGTGCGGTGGACGCGTTCAGCCTGGACGGCGGCGGGTCCACCACGCTGGCCGCCCGGGAACCCGGGTCGACCACCGCCACCGTACGCAACCACCCCAGCGGCGGGGCCGAACGCCCGGTGCCCAACGGGATCGGCGTGTTCTCCAGAGCCTGA
- a CDS encoding DUF779 domain-containing protein: MTRTDPAPTVELTPAAAELLRKLRAAHGPLMFHQSGGCCDGSAPMCYPEGEFRTGDSDVLLASLAVEGVEEPVTFWMSRSQHEVWSHTRLIVDVVPGRGSGFSLEAPEGVRFLTRSRLVGT; this comes from the coding sequence GTGACCAGAACCGACCCCGCCCCCACCGTCGAGCTGACACCCGCCGCAGCCGAGCTGCTGCGCAAACTGAGAGCCGCCCACGGCCCGCTGATGTTCCATCAGTCCGGCGGCTGCTGCGACGGCAGCGCGCCCATGTGCTACCCGGAGGGCGAGTTCAGGACAGGCGACTCCGACGTCCTGCTCGCCTCGCTGGCCGTCGAGGGGGTCGAGGAGCCGGTCACGTTCTGGATGTCCCGGAGCCAACACGAGGTGTGGAGCCACACCAGACTGATCGTGGACGTCGTACCGGGCAGAGGCAGCGGCTTCTCCCTGGAGGCACCCGAAGGGGTACGTTTCCTGACGCGTTCACGCCTCGTCGGCACGTAG
- a CDS encoding sulfite exporter TauE/SafE family protein, which produces MGLSGVGLSGVGLSGVGMSGAEFALLSLTVGIGALLQVSIGFGLGMIAAPVFALVDPSLAPTVVLLLATGVTATVVVRERHGADLRGCGWALVGRVPGVLAGALLVALLPARFLTLFIAAVVLAGVVLSIAGYVPRERRSSVLLAGMASGLMGTATSIGGPPMAMVWQRLSGARLRATMSAFFLVGSLMSLGALTVAGAVGAHSLRRTALLAPAALVGVLLARPLGRHLNVRRTRAAAMAVAVAGATVLVVQQAV; this is translated from the coding sequence GTGGGCCTGAGCGGGGTCGGCCTCAGTGGGGTGGGCCTGAGCGGGGTGGGCATGAGCGGGGCGGAGTTCGCCCTGCTCTCCCTCACGGTCGGCATCGGCGCGCTGCTGCAGGTCTCCATCGGCTTCGGCCTCGGCATGATCGCGGCGCCGGTCTTCGCCCTCGTCGACCCGTCCCTGGCCCCGACGGTGGTCCTCCTGCTCGCCACCGGGGTGACGGCGACGGTCGTGGTGCGCGAACGGCACGGGGCGGACCTGCGCGGCTGCGGCTGGGCGCTGGTCGGACGGGTGCCGGGGGTGCTGGCGGGCGCGTTGCTCGTGGCACTGCTGCCCGCCCGGTTTCTCACCCTGTTCATCGCCGCGGTGGTGCTCGCCGGAGTCGTGCTGAGCATCGCCGGCTACGTGCCCCGGGAACGGCGTTCGTCGGTGCTGCTGGCGGGCATGGCGTCGGGACTGATGGGCACCGCGACGTCCATCGGCGGCCCGCCCATGGCCATGGTGTGGCAGCGGCTGAGCGGAGCGCGGTTGCGCGCCACGATGAGCGCGTTCTTCCTCGTCGGCTCGCTGATGAGCCTGGGCGCGCTGACGGTGGCCGGCGCGGTCGGTGCGCACTCCCTGCGGCGCACCGCGCTGCTCGCGCCCGCGGCGCTGGTCGGCGTGCTGCTCGCCCGGCCGCTCGGCCGTCACCTGAACGTACGGCGTACGCGGGCCGCGGCGATGGCGGTGGCTGTCGCCGGGGCGACGGTTCTGGTGGTGCAACAGGCTGTTTGA